A window of Hevea brasiliensis isolate MT/VB/25A 57/8 chromosome 14, ASM3005281v1, whole genome shotgun sequence contains these coding sequences:
- the LOC110661806 gene encoding putative serine/threonine-protein kinase-like protein CCR3, producing the protein MAESLHTDVKQDDDNGSEKADRFDQKVSSLERIFLIANFILELPSAAFDQLSSVHKPQYALLSMLISFTVLIISIIDLVHKGRKERVTWMIRGLIPWFYYPYPNSKPFGTFPDIIGLVCAVFQFFFAAISYGFLSQHADNPIKVSVWSVFFAFGLLCSRFSGNTTQTRPTPNVRRLNRVDELFLFQLAAATNDFSLQNKIGVGRSYVVYRGKLPDGREVAVKRGDIGHQRKKFQEEDSFFETELTFLSRLHHKHLTRLVGYCEEENERILVCEYVKHGSLHDRLHKNNIGKNSSVINSWKMRIKIALDAARGIEYLHNYAVPPIIHGDIKSSNILLDANWAARIRDFGFSLLGSEAEQDYIQMKATGTVGYMDPEYYDRNALTAKSDVYSLGIVLLELLTGKRPIFNNEDNGGAITSIVDFAVPKILANELVKVLDRRIGPPELDKEAEPVELVAYTALHCVNLQGNNRPSMTSIVANLEQAFSVCDIGVVDYRRREGAEESHCKSDAMEPNSNRTEKHYSEISERQQ; encoded by the exons ATGGCTGAATCTCTTCACACAGATGTTAAACAAGATGATGATAATGGAAGTGAGAAGGCAGATCGCTTTGACCAGAAG GTTAGTAGCCTGGAAAGGATCTTCCTCATCGCCAACTTCATCTTAGAGCTTCCATCAGCTGCTTTTGATCAGTTATCCTCAGTGCATAAGCCTCAGTATGCACTCCTTAGTATGTTAATTTCTTTCACAGTCTTGATCATTTCCATTATTGATCTCGTTCATAAGGGTCGAAAAGAAAGAGTTACTTGGATGATCAGAGGGCTGATACCTTGGTTTTATTACCCATACCCAAATTCCAAGCCTTTTGGGACATTTCCTGACATTATTGGATTAGTTTGTGCTGTTTTTCAATTCTTTTTTGCAGCAATATCATATGGTTTTTTGTCTCAGCATGCTGATAATCCTATCAAAGTATCAGTTTGGTCTGTATTCTTTGCCTTTGGTCTATTGTGTTCTAGATTTTCAGGAAATACTACACAAACGAGACCAACCCCAAATGTAAGGAGACTGAACAGAGTAGACGAATTATTTCTGTTTCAGCTTGCTGCTGCGACCAATGATTTCTCACTACAGAACAAGATTGGCGTAGGACGTTCCTATGTTGTTTATAGAGGGAAACTACCAGATGGTAGGGAAGTGGCTGTCAAGAGAGGAGACATAGGTCATCAGAGGAAGAAGTTTCAGGAGGAAGACAGTTTTTTTGAAACTGAATTAACATTCTTGTCAAGGCTTCACCATAAACATTTGACTAGGCTTGTTGGATATTGTGAAGAAGAGAATGAGAGGATTTTAGTTTGTGAGTACGTAAAGCATGGATCTCTACATGACCGTTTACACAAGAACAATATTGGAAAGAATAGTAGTGTGATCAATTCATGGAAAATGAGGATCAAGATTGCATTAGATGCTGCTAGAGGAATTGAATATCTTCACAATTATGCAGTCCCACCAATAATTCATGGAGATATAAAGTCTTCTAACATCTTGCTCGATGCGAATTGGGCAGCAAGAATTCGTGATTTTGGATTTTCATTGTTGGGTTCTGAAGCTGAACAAGATTACATACAGATGAAGGCAACAGGAACAGTTGGCTACATGGATCCCGAGTACTATGATCGAAATGCATTAACTGCAAAAAGTGATGTATATAGTCTTGGTATAGTATTACTAGAACTTTTGACAGGCAAGAGACCTATATTCAATAATGAAGACAATGGAGGTGCAATAACAAGTATAGTGGATTTTGCAGTACCTAAAATTTTGGCGAATGAATTGGTCAAGGTTTTGGACCGCAGAATTGGTCCACCAGAGCTTGATAAAGAAGCAGAACCAGTGGAGCTGGTGGCATATACTGCACTTCATTGTGTAAATTTACAGGGGAATAACAGGCCAAGTATGACAAGCATTGTTGCTAATTTGGAGCAAGCTTTTTCTGTCTGTGACATTGGTGTGGTGGATTATCGACGAAGAGAAGGTGCAGAAGAGTCGCATTGTAAATCAGATGCAATGGAGCCAAACTCAAATAGAACAGAGAAACATTACTCAGAAATTTCAGAAAGGCAACAATAA
- the LOC110661804 gene encoding putative serine/threonine-protein kinase-like protein CCR3 — MAESLHIDVKQDDDNGSEKADRFAQKVSSLERIFLIANFILELPSAAFDQLSSAHKPQYALLSMLISFTVLIISIIDLIHKGRKERVTWMIRGLTPWFYYPYPNPKPFGTFPDIIGLVCAVFQFIFAAISYAFLSQHFDNPIKVSVWPVFFAFGLLSSRLSGNTAQRPTPHVRRLYRVEEFSLAQLAAATNDFSLQNKIGVGRSFVVYRGKLPDGREVAVKRGDIGHQRKKFQEEDSFFETELTFLSRLHHKHLIRLVGYCEEDNERILVYEYLKNGTLHDLLHKNNVDKKSSVINFWKMRIKIALDAARGIEYLHNYAVPPIIHSDIKSFNILLDANWAARVCYFGMAMLGAESESNYKPKKAMGTDGYIDPEFHSRNVLTEKSDVYGLGVVLLELLTGKRAVFKDEDNGGAITSLVDFAVPKILANELVKVLDNRIDPPKLVKEAEAVELMACTALHCVNLEGNNRPSITNIVANLEQASSLCDVRNEGLPIGAEELHGRSNEEVANSNGTEKRHSEVLERQQ; from the exons ATGGCTGAATCTCTTCACATAGATGTTAAACAAGATGATGATAATGGAAGTGAGAAGGCAGATCGCTTCGCTCAGAAG GTTAGTAGCCTGGAAAGGATCTTCCTCATCGCCAACTTCATCTTGGAGCTTCCATCGGCTGCTTTTGATCAGTTATCCTCGGCGCATAAGCCCCAGTATGCACTCCTTAGTATGTTAATTTCTTTCACAGTCTTGATCATTTCCATTATTGATCTCATTCATAAGGGTCGAAAAGAAAGAGTTACTTGGATGATTAGAGGGCTGACACCTTGGTTTTATTATCCATACCCAAATCCCAAGCCTTTTGGGACATTTCCTGATATTATTGGATTAGTTTGCGCTGTTTTTCAATTCATTTTTGCAGCAATATCATATGCTTTTTTGTCTCAGCATTTTGATAATCCTATCAAAGTTTCGGTTTGGCCTGTATTCTTTGCCTTTGGTCTATTGTCTTCTAGACTTTCAGGGAATACTGCACAAAGGCCAACCCCACATGTAAGGAGACTGTATAGGGTAGAGGAATTTTCTCTGGCTCAACTTGCTGCTGCGACCAATGATTTCTCACTACAGAACAAGATTGGCGTAGGACGTTCCTTTGTTGTTTATAGAGGGAAACTACCAGATGGTAGGGAAGTGGCTGTCAAGAGAGGAGACATAGGTCATCAGAGGAAGAAGTTTCAGGAGGAAGACAGTTTTTTTGAAACTGAATTAACATTCTTGTCAAGGCTTCACCATAAACATTTGATTAGGCTTGTTGGATATTGTGAAGAAGATAATGAGAGGATTTTAGTTTATGAGTACCTAAAGAATGGAACTCTACACGACCTTTTACACAAGAATAATGTTGACAAAAAAAGTAGTGTGATCAATTTTTGGAAAATGAGGATCAAGATTGCATTAGATGCTGCTAGAGGAATTGAGTATCTTCACAATTATGCAGTCCCACCGATAATTCACAGTGATATCAAGTCTTTTAATATCCTGCTTGACGCAAATTGGGCAGCAAGAGTTTGTTATTTTGGAATGGCAATGTTGGGTGCTGAATCTGAAAGCAATTACAAACCAAAGAAGGCAATGGGAACAGATGGATACATAGATCCTGAGTTCCATAGTCGAAATGTATTAACTGAAAAAAGTGATGTGTATGGTCTTGGTGTAGTACTACTAGAACTTTTGACAGGCAAGAGAGCTGTGTTCAAGGATGAAGACAATGGAGGTGCAATAACAAGTCTAGTGGATTTTGCAGTACCTAAAATTTTAGCCAATGAATTGGTCAAGGTTTTGGACAACAGGATTGATCCACCAAAACTTGTTAAAGAAGCAGAGGCAGTGGAACTAATGGCATGTACTGCACTTCATTGTGTAAATTTAGAAGGGAATAACAGGCCAAGTATAACTAACATTGTTGCTAATTTGGAGCAAGCTTCATCTCTATGTGATGTTCGTAATGAAGGATTACCAATAGGTGCAGAAGAGTTGCATGGTAGATCAAATGAGGAGGTGGCAAATTCCAATGGAACAGAGAAGCGTCACTCAGAAGTTTTAGAAAGGCAACAATAA
- the LOC110660180 gene encoding putative serine/threonine-protein kinase-like protein CCR3: MAESLHIDVKQDDNGSEKADRFDQKVSSLERIFLIANFILELPSAAFDQLSSVHKPQYALLSMLISFSVLIISIIDLVHKGRKERVNWMRRGLIPWFYYPYPNPKPFGTFPDIIGLACAAFQCVFAAISYAFFCLHADIPIKVSVWPIIFAFGLLYSRLSGNTTQKRPNPHVRRLNRAEELTLAQLAAATNGFSIENRIGIAPSFVVYRGKLPDGGEVVVKRRDTGYQREKFQEEDSYFENELTFLSRLHHKHLVRLVGYCEEGNERILVYEYLKNGSLQERLHKNNIERNSSVINSWKMRIKIALDVARGIEYLHNYAVPPIIHRNIKSSNILLDANWAARVCDFGMSVLGSESESNHKLEKAAGTVGYIDPEFYSRNVLTTKSDVYSLGVVLLELLTGKRAVFEDEDNGDAIKSIVDFATTKILANELVKALDHRIGPPEHVKEAEAIELFAYTALHCVNLEGNNRPSITNIVANLEQASSLCDVHDEGLPIDAEQLHGRSDKNGANSNGTEKHHSEISGRQQ; the protein is encoded by the exons ATGGCTGAATCTCTTCACATAGATGTTAAACAAGATGATAACGGAAGTGAGAAGGCAGATCGCTTCGATCAGAAG GTTAGTAGCCTGGAAAGGATTTTCCTCATCGCGAACTTCATCTTAGAGCTTCCATCAGCTGCTTTTGATCAGTTATCCTCTGTGCATAAGCCCCAGTATGCACTGCTTAGTATGTTAATTTCCTTCTCCGTCTTGATCATTTCCATTATTGATCTCGTTCATAAGGGTCGAAAAGAAAGGGTTAATTGGATGAGGAGAGGGTTGATTCCCTGGTTTTATTACCCATATCCAAATCCCAAGCCTTTTGGGACATTTCCTGACATTATTGGATTAGCTTGTGCTGCTTTTCAATGCGTTTTTGCTGCAATATCATATGCTTTTTTTTGTCTGCATGCGGATATTCCCATCAAAGTATCAGTTTGGCCTATAATCTTTGCCTTTGGTCTATTGTATTCTAGACTCTCAGGAAATACTACACAAAAAAGGCCAAACCCACATGTAAGGAGACTAAACAGAGCAGAGGAACTTACTCTGGCTCAGCTTGCTGCTGCAACCAATGGTTTCTCAATAGAGAACAGGATTGGAATAGCGCCTTCTTTTGTTGTCTATAGAGGGAAACTACCAGATGGTGGTGAAGTGGTTGTCAAGAGAAGGGACACAGGTTATCAGAGGGAGAAGTTTCAGGAAGAAGACAGTtattttgaaaatgaattgacgtTCTTGTCAAGGCTTCACCATAAACATTTGGTTAGGCTTGTTGGATATTGTGAAGAAGGGAATGAGAGGATCCTAGTTTATGAGTATTTAAAAAATGGATCTCTACAAGAACGGTTACACAAGAACAATATTGAAAGGAACAGTAGTGTGATCAATTCTTGGAAAATGAGGATCAAGATTGCTTTAGATGTTGCTAGAGGAATTGAGTATCTTCACAACTATGCAGTCCCACCCATAATTCATAGAAATATTAAGTCTTCTAACATATTGCTGGACGCAAATTGGGCAGCAAGAGTGTGTGATTTTGGAATGTCAGTGTTGGGTTCTGAATCTGAAAGCAATCACAAACTAGAGAAGGCAGCAGGAACAGTTGGATACATAGATCCTGAATTCTATAGTCGAAATGTATTAACCACAAAGAGTGATGTGTATAGTCTTGGTGTAGTATTACTAGAACTTTTGACGGGCAAGAGAGCTGTATTCGAGGATGAAGACAATGGAGATGCAATAAAAAGTATAGTGGATTTTGcaacaactaaaattttggcCAATGAATTGGTCAAGGCTTTGGACCACAGGATTGGTCCACCAGAACATGTTAAAGAAGCAGAGGCAATTGAACTATTTGCATATACTGCACTTCATTGTGTAAATTTAGAAGGGAATAACAGGCCAAGTATAACTAACATTGTTGCTAATTTGGAGCAAGCTTCATCTCTATGTGATGTTCATGATGAAGGATTGCCCATAGATGCAGAACAGTTGCACGGTAGATCAGATAAGAACGGAGCAAACTCCAATGGAACAGAGAAACATCACTCGGAAATTTCAGGAAGGCAACAATAA
- the LOC110660179 gene encoding putative serine/threonine-protein kinase-like protein CCR3, which translates to MAESLHIDVKQDDDNGSEKADRFDQKVGSLESIFLIANFIFELPSAAFDQLSSAQKPQYALLSMLISFTVLIISIIDLIHKGRKERVTWMIRGLIPWFYYPYPNLKPFGTFPDIIGLVCAVFQFVFAATSYGFLSQHSDNPIKVSVWPVFFAFGLLCSRLSGNTTQEKPTPHVRRLNRAEEFALSQLAAATNDFSLQNKIGIGRSFVVYKGKLPDGREVAVKRGDIGHQRMKFQEEDSFFETELTFLSRLHHKHLVRLVGYCEEENERISVFEYLKNGSLHDHLHKNNIEKNSSLINSWKMRIKIALDAARGIEYLHNYAVPPVIHRDIKSSNILLDANWAARVCDFGMSMFGAESESNYKPKKAAGTVGYIDPEFYSRNVLTKKSDVYSLGVVLLQLLTGKRPIIKDEDNGGAITSIVDFAVPKILANELVKVLDHRIGPPQLDKEAEAVELLAYTALHCVNLEGKNRPSITNIVANLEQASSLCDVHKEDYRYREGAEQLHSRSDEMEPNSNGKEKHHSDISERQQ; encoded by the exons ATGGCTGAATCTCTTCACATAGATGTTAAGCAAGATGATGATAATGGAAGTGAGAAGGCAGATCGCTTTGACCAGAAG GTTGGTAGCCTGGAAAGTATCTTCCTGATCGCCAACTTCATCTTCGAGCTTCCATCGGCTGCTTTTGATCAGTTATCCTCGGCGCAAAAGCCCCAGTATGCACTCCTTAGTATGTTAATTTCTTTCACAGTCTTGATCATTTCCATTATTGATCTCATTCATAAGGGTCGAAAAGAAAGAGTTACTTGGATGATTAGAGGCCTGATACCATGGTTTTATTATCCATACCCAAATCTCAAGCCTTTTGGGACATTTCCTGACATTATTGGATTAGTTTGTGCTGTTTTTCAATTCGTTTTTGCAGCAACATCATATGGCTTTTTGTCTCAGCACTCTGATAATCCTATCAAAGTATCGGTTTGGCCTGTATTCTTTGCCTTTGGTCTATTGTGTTCTAGACTTTCAGGAAATACTACACAAGAGAAACCAACACCACATGTAAGGAGACTGAATAGAGCAGAGGAATTTGCTCTGTCTCAGCTTGCTGCTGCGACCAATGATTTCTCACTACAGAACAAGATTGGCATAGGACGTTCCTTTGTTGTTTATAAAGGGAAACTACCAGATGGTAGGGAAGTGGCTGTCAAGAGAGGAGACATAGGTCATCAAAGGATGAAGTTTCAGGAGGAAGACAGTTTTTTTGAAACTGAATTAACATTCTTGTCAAGGCTTCACCATAAACATTTGGTTAGGCTTGTTGGATATTGTGAAGAAGAGAATGAGAGGATTTCAGTTTTTGAGTACCTAAAGAATGGATCTCTACATGACCATTTACACAAGAATAATATTGAAAAGAATAGTAGTCTGATCAATTCATGGAAAATGAGGATCAAGATTGCATTAGATGCTGCTAGAGGAATTGAGTATCTTCACAATTATGCAGTCCCACCGGTAATTCACAGAGATATAAAGTCTTCTAACATCTTGCTCGATGCAAATTGGGCAGCAAGAGTTTGTGATTTTGGAATGTCTATGTTTGGTGCTGAATCGGAAAGCAATTACAAACCAAAGAAGGCAGCAGGAACAGTTGGATACATAGATCCTGAGTTCTATAGTCGAAATGTTTTAACTAAAAAAAGTGATGTGTATAGTCTTGGTGTAGTATTACTACAACTTTTGACAGGCAAGAGACCTATAATCAAGGATGAAGACAATGGAGGTGCAATAACAAGTATAGTGGACTTTGCGGTACCTAAAATTTTGGCGAATGAATTGGTCAAGGTTTTGGACCACAGGATTGGTCCACCACAGCTTGATAAAGAAGCAGAAGCAGTGGAGTTGTTGGCATATACTGCACTTCATTGTGTAAATTTAGAAGGGAAAAACAGGCCAAGTATAACTAACATTGTTGCTAATTTGGAGCAGGCTTCATCTCTTTGTGATGTTCATAAGGAGGATTACCGATATAGGGAAGGTGCAGAACAGTTGCATAGTAGATCAGATGAGATGGAGCCAAAttccaatggaaaagagaaacatCACTCAGATATTTCAGAAAGGCAACAATAA
- the LOC110660177 gene encoding putative serine/threonine-protein kinase-like protein CCR3, which produces MAESINIDVEEDENYSLQGTCSVDRSNQKVITLERFILAMNFILELPSAVFDQLSSKHKPQYALLSMIMSFIVLLISIFDLVYKGRKGRVASRMRGKMPWFYYPYPNLKPSGMFPDMIGLACAIFQCVFTSIAYSFLSRGADNPININFWPIAFAFGLLCTRFSGNPPQRKLTSLVRREQKFTLAELAAATNNFSPTNKIGAGSFGIVYKGKLPDGYQVAIKRADADINRWRTKSQKGSESELAFLSRLHHKHLVSIVGYYEDGDELLLVYEYMKNGSLYDHLHDQNNIHKNSSVINSWKMRIKIALDAARGIEYLHNYAVSGVIHGDIRPSNILLDENWTARVSDFGWSFILLGSQIDYRLVDVKEVAIYNEYGHLKSAEKSDVFSLGVVLLELLAGKRAIFKDDENGGTPSLVDFAVPRIMSGGLVKVLDPRVGPPGLNEAEAVVLVAYTALRCVNLEAKDRPSMTDVVVNLERALFLCNGSMEGY; this is translated from the exons ATGGCTGAATCAATCAACATAGATGTAGAAGAAGATGAGAATTACTCACTGCAGGGTACTTGTAGTGTAGATCGCTCCAATCAGAAG GTTATTACCTTGGAACGCTTTATTCTTGCTATGAATTTTATCTTGGAGCTTCCATCAGCTGTTTTTGATCAGCTATCCTCTAAGCATAAGCCCCAATATGCTCTACTTAGTATGATAATGTCTTTCATAGTGTTGCTCATTTCCATTTTTGATCTTGTTTATAAGGGTCGAAAAGGAAGAGTTGCATCGAGGATGAGGGGGAAAATGCCTTGGTTTTATTATCCATATCCCAATCTCAAGCCTTCTGGAATGTTTCCTGATATGATTGGATTAGCTTGTGCAATCTTTCAATGTGTTTTTACATCAATTGCTTATAGCTTTTTGTCTCGAGGTGCTGATAATCCTATCAACATAAATTTTTGGCCTATAGCTTTTGCCTTTGGTCTATTATGTACTAGATTCTCGGGAAATCCTCCACAAAGAAAGCTAACCTCACTTGTAAGAAGAGAGCAAAAATTTACTCTGGCTGAGCTCGCTGCTGCCACCAATAATTTCTCACCAACGAACAAGATTGGTGCAGGGAGCTTTGGCATTGTTTATAAAGGGAAATTACCAGATGGTTATCAAGTGGCAATTAAGAGAGCAGATGCAGACATAAATCGATGGAGGACAAAGTCTCAGAAGGGTTCTGAATCTGAATTGGCATTCTTGTCAAGGCTTCACCACAAACATTTGGTTAGCATTGTTGGGTATTATGAAGATGGGGATGAGTTGCTTTTAGTCTATGAGTACATGAAGAATGGATCTTTATATGATCATTTACATGATCAGAACAATATTCATAAGAATAGTAGTGTGATCAATTCTTGGAAAATGAGGATCAAGATTGCATTAGATGCTGCTAGAGGAATCGAATATCTTCACAATTATGCAGTCTCAGGAGTAATTCATGGAGATATCAGGCCTTCCAACATCTTGCTCGACGAGAATTGGACAGCAAGAGTTTCAGATTTTGGATGGTCATTCATTCTTCTTGGTTCTCAAATCGATTACCGACTAGTGGATGTCAAAGAAGTAGCTATCTACAATGAATATGGGCATCTAAAATCAGCAGAAAAAAGTGATGTCTTTAGCCTAGGTGTGGTATTATTAGAACTTTTGGCAGGCAAGAGGGCTATATTCAAGGATGATGAAAACGGAGGCACACCAAGTTTAGTGGATTTTGCAGTGCCTAGAATTATGTCTGGCGGATTGGTCAAGGTTTTGGACCCTAGGGTTGGTCCGCCGGGGCTTAATGAAGCAGAGGCAGTGGTGCTGGTTGCATATACTGCACTTCGTTGTGTGAATTTGGAAGCGAAAGATAGGCCAAGTATGACTGACGTTGTTGTTAATTTGGAGAGAGCTTTGTTTCTCTGTAATGGTAGTATGGAGGGGTATTGA